A single genomic interval of Camelina sativa cultivar DH55 chromosome 11, Cs, whole genome shotgun sequence harbors:
- the LOC104727124 gene encoding 4-alpha-glucanotransferase DPE1, chloroplastic/amyloplastic produces the protein MKTILSSSSPSLSSLKLFRLSSPVSSLLFDAASFRNRTKPSPSFPMAISSNSTNSLSSCISSVGEDFPEEYEHWLPVPDPATRRRAGVLLHPTSFRGPHGIGDLGEEAFRFIDWLHSTGCSVWQVLPLVPPDEGGSPYAGQDANCGNTLLISLDELVKDGLLLKDELPLPIDADSVNYQTANKLKSPLITKAAKRLIGGTGELKSKLQDFRNDPSISCWLEDAAYFAAIDNTLNAYSWFEWPEPLKNRHLSALEAIYESQKEFIDLFIAKQFLFQRQWQNVREHARRKGVDIMGDMPIYVGYHSADVWANKKHFLLNKKGFPLLVSGVPPDLFSETGQLWGSPLYDWISMESDQYSWWVNRIRRAQDLYDECRIDHFRGFAGFWAVPSEAKVAMVGRWKVGPGKSLFDAISRGVGKINIIAEDLGVITKDVVELRKSIGAPGMAVLQFAFGGGADNPHLPHNHEVNQVVYSGTHDNDTIRGWWNTLDQEEKSKAMKYLSIAGEDDISWSVIQAAFSSTAQTAIIPMQDILGLGSSARMNTPATEVGNWGWRIPNSTSFEHLKSESDRLRDLLSLYGRL, from the exons ATGAAGACGATTCTTAGCTCGTCCTCTCCttcactctcttctctcaaGCTTTTCCGATTATCCTCTCCGGTATCATCATTATTATTCGACGCAGCTTCTTTCAGGAACAGGACAAAGCCGTCGCCGTCGTTCCCAATGGCTATTTCGAGCAATTCGACGaattctctctcttcttgtaTTAGCAGCGTCGGTGAAGATTTTCCAGAAGAGTATGAGCACTGGCTACCGGTTCCTGATCCCGCGACCCGGAGAAGAGCTGGCGTTTTGCTCCATCCGACGTCGTTTCGCGGTCCTCACGGCATTGGTGATCTCGGTGAAGAAGCTTTCCGTTTCATCGATTGGCTTCATTCTACTGGCTGCTCCGTTTGGCAG GTTCTTCCTCTTGTTCCTCCAGACGAAGGAGGATCTCCTTATGCAGGACAG GATGCAAATTGTGGGAACACATTGTTGATTTCTCTGGATGAGCTTGTCAAGGATGGCTTATTACTGAAGGATGAGCTCCCACTACCAAT TGATGCTGACTCTGTGAACTATCAAACTGCCAACAAGTTAAAGAGTCCCTTGATAACTAAG GCAGCAAAGAGGCTTATTGGCGGCACTGGTGAACTGAAGAGCAAACTGCAAGATTTTCGTAACGACCCCTCTATATCAT GTTGGCTTGAAGATGCTGCGTATTTTGCAGCTATTGACAATACTTTAAATGCATACAGTTGGTTTGAGTGGCCTGAACCACTTAAAAACCGTCATCTTTCAGCCTTGGAAGCTATATATGAAAGTCAAAAGGAGTTT ATAGACTTGTTCATTGCTAAGCAATTTTTGTTCCAAAGGCAGTGGCAGAATGTTCGTGAGCATGCACGGCGGAAAGGAGTTGATATAATGGGGGATATGCCCATTTATGTAGGATATCACAGTGCAGACGTTTGGGCAAATAAGAAACATTTCTTACTG AACAAGAAAGGCTTTCCTCTTCTTGTTAGCGGTGTTCCTCCTGACTTGTTCAGTGAAACTGGTCAATTGTGGGGAAG cCCTCTTTATGACTGGATATCAATGGAGAGTGACCAATATTCTTGGTGGGTTAATAGAATACGACGTGCACAGGACTTGTATGATGAATGTAGGATTGATCATTTCAGAGGATTTGCAGGGTTTTGGGCGGTCCCTTCCG AAGCGAAAGTTGCCATGGTTGGACGATGGAAG GTAGGACCTGGAAAGTCTTTATTTGATGCCATTTCAAGAGGCGTTGGGAAGATCAATATCATAGCTGAAGATTTG GGAGTTATTACTAAAGATGTAGTTGAGCTGAGGAAATCTATTGGAGCGCCTGGAATGGCTGTCCTGCAATTTG CTTTTGGAGGCGGCGCCGATAACCCACATTTACCCCACAATCATGAAGTAAACCAAGTTGTATACTCTGGAACTCATGACAACGACACT ATTCGAGGTTGGTGGAACACTCTGGACCAAGAAGAGAAGTCTAAG GCAATGAAATACCTGTCGATAGCTGGAGAAGACGATATATCATGGTCAGTCATCCAAGCTGCATTCTCTTCGACAGCTCAAACCGCAATCATACCGATGCAAGACATTCTCGGACTTGGAAGTTCTGCCAGAATGAACACTCCAGCCACTGAG GTGGGTAATTGGGGTTGGAGGATCCCGAATTCGACGAGCTTTGAGCATCTAAAATCTGAATCTGACAGACTAAGAGATCTTTTGTCATTGTACGGACGGCTTTGA
- the LOC104727126 gene encoding flotillin-like protein 3 translates to MRDFLMINNGIYQEIAKTNALAIRDLQPKISVWNHGGAEQGMNGGGNGNAMKDIAGLYKMLPPVLDTVYEQTGMQPPAWIGTLRGAEPKQSLQAQQHRG, encoded by the exons ATGAGAGACTTCTTGATGATCAACAATGGCATTTATCAGGAAATCGCCAAAAC CAATGCTCTTGCGATCAGGGACCTGCAGCCAAAGATCAGTGTGTGGAACCATGGTGGTGCGGAACAGGGGATGAACGGTGGTGGTAACGGTAACGCGATGAAGGATATTGCTGGACTCTACAAGATGTTGCCACCGGTTCTTGATACGGTTTATGAGCAGACCGGGATGCAGCCACCGGCTTGGATTGGTACACTACGTGGTGCTGAGCCCAAACAATCACTTCAGGCTCAACAGCACAGAGGTTGA
- the LOC104727125 gene encoding flotillin-like protein 3 — translation MSYRVAKALQYLAITGGGIKDIKLAKKSWVFPWQSCTVFDVSPVNYTFEVQAMSSEKLPFVIPAVFTIGPRVDDPHALLLYAMLMSQHDKHSNHVNELVQGVIEGETRVLVASMTMEEVFKGTKEFKKEVFDKVQLELNQFGLVIYNANVKQLVDVPGHEYFSYLGQKTQMEAANQAKIDVAEAKMKGEVGAKERTGLTIQNAAKIDAESKIISTQRLGEGTKEEIKVKTEVKVFQNEKEALVAKADAALAIQKAALSQNSRVAEVEATKAVALREAELQTKVEKMNALTRTEKLKAEFLSKASVEYETKCKKRTGSYTISKSKQKLFFTRSRSKRKQRKLQLMLPSTRNRKMQRDLSPWPMLRGLISRPS, via the exons ATGAGTTACAGAGTCGCTAAAGCATTGCAGTATCTTGCGATCACCGGTGGTGGGATCAAAGACATCAAGCTTGCCAAGAAGTCATGGGTCTTTCCATGGCAGTCTTGCACCGTCTTCGACGTTTCTCCTGTGAACTACACCTTCGAGGTCCAGGCTATGAGTTCCGAGAAACTTCCCTTTGTTATCCCCGCTGTTTTCACCATCGGCCCGCGCGTTGATGACCCTCACGCTCTCTTGTTGTACGCCATGCTTATGTCTCAACACGATAAGCACTCCAACCACGTCAATGAGCTTGTTCAGGGTGTTATCGAAGGAGAGACTCGTGTTCTTGTTGCCTCCATGACCATGGAAGAGGTCTTTAAAG GAACAAAGGAGTTCAAGAAGGAAGTGTTTGACAAGGTTCAACTTGAGTTGAACCAGTTTGGTCTTGTGATCTACAACGCTAATGTGAAGCAGCTCGTTGATGTGCCTGGACATGAGTACTTCTCTTACTTGGGCCAGAAAACTCAGATGGAGGCAGCAAACCAAGCCAAGATTGATGTCGcagaggcaaagatgaagggaGAG GTTGGTGCCAAAGAAAGGACTGGACTCACTATCCAGAATGCAGCCAAGATTGACGCTGAGTCAAAGATCATCTCTACTCAGAGGCTTGGAGAAGGAACAAAAGAGGAGATCAAGGTGAAGACTGAGGTCAAAGTGTTTCAGAATGAGAAAGAGGCTCTTGTTGCTAAGGCTGATGCAGCATTGGCGATTCAGAAGGCTGCTCTGTCCCAAAACTCTCGTGTGGCTGAGGTTGAAGCAACCAAGGCTGTTGCTTTAAGGGAGGCTGAGCTTCAGACTAAAGTTGAGAAAATGAATGCATTGACTCGGACAGAGAAGCTTAAAGCTGAGTTCCTCAGTAAAGCCAGCGTTGAGTATGAGACTAAG TGCAAGAAGCGAACTGGGAGTTATACAATAAGCAAAAGCAAGCAGAAGCTGTTCTTTACGAGAAGCAGAAGCAAGCGGAAGCAACGAAAGCTGCAGCTGATGCTGCCTTCTACTCGAAACAGAAAGATGCAGAGGGACTTGTCGCCATGGCCGATGCTCAGGGGACTTATCTCAAGACCCTCCTAG
- the LOC104727128 gene encoding uncharacterized protein LOC104727128, whose amino-acid sequence MVDSGKEFLMLDSYNSIPWLIWIQLFVFVLLLLLLCLVGVFSLDIGDDSFSSSYSDSVPSTSSGSSLSKRFLSGNPLPISHHGLGFSVNSSHVQSHQVGSSQSIKGEITPAVTRRVTTTEEEAEGSLEKDSSHSLHHPCNLFRLAGSAFLKCFGIDRTTEETDDSLRQESKKER is encoded by the exons ATGGTGGATTCCGGGAAAGAGTTTTTGATGTTAGATAGCTACAATAGCATCCCATGGCTAATTTGGATCCAATTGTTCGTCTTCGTCCTCCTCTTACTCCTCCTTTGTCTCGTCGGAGTCTTCTCCTTAGATATCGGAGATGatagtttctcttcttcttattctgaTTCTGTTCCTTCTACCTCCTCCGGTTCATCTCTTTCTAAGAGATTTCTTTCTGGGAATCCGCTTCCGATTAGCCACCACGGTTTGGGTTTCTCCGTCAATTCGAGTCACGTACAGTCTCATCAG GTTGGAAGCTCTCAAAGCATAAAAGGAGAGATAACACCAGCTGTAACAAGGAGAGTGACGAcaacagaggaagaagcagagGGTTCGTTGGAGAAAGATTCGAGTCATAGTTTGCATCATCCGTGTAATTTGTTTAGGCTGGCTGGATCTGCGTTTCTAAAATGTTTCGGGATTGACAGGACTACGGAAGAGACCGATGATTCTTTGAGACAAgaatcaaagaaagagagatga
- the LOC104727129 gene encoding elicitor peptide 2-like, with protein MDKIVRRSEEEPYLWIPIQFLDQTVIAIFKCLGLLCPTAKKTPVTLNQPEEEEDVAMKDDGVVLLTRGRMKARAKKKDKENTSKGRPGQTNKLLNAAIDTSALNKKQIEISGD; from the exons ATGGACAAAATAGTTAGACGAAGCGAAGAAGAACCTTATCTATGGATTCCAATTCAGTTTCTCGACCAAACTGTCATAGCTATCTTCaagtgtcttggtcttctttgtCCGACTGCGAAGAAAACTCCGGTGACTTTAAACCAACCG gaggaagaagaagatgttgccATGAAAGACGATGGTGTCGTTTTGTTGACTAGAGGCCGCATGAAGGCCAGAGcaaagaaaaaggataaagaAAACACTAGTAAAGGTCGTCCTGGCCAAACTAATAAATTACTCAACGCAGCAATAGACACTTCTGCCTTGAACAAAAAGCAAATAGAAATTTCTGGGGATTAA
- the LOC104727130 gene encoding elicitor peptide 1-like: protein MEKSDRRSEEATYLWIPLQCLDRTLKAILRCLGLFHQDSPSSSPGTSNQPEEEEEEDVTEKEEVVVTSRGMKHGVVVTSRAIKNKTNRKGKEGVSSGRRGQHN from the exons ATGGAGAAATCAGATAGACGAAGTGAAGAAGCAACTTACCTATGGATTCCTCTTCAGTGCCTCGACCGAACTCTCAAAGCTATCTTGAGATGCCTTGGTCTTTTTCATCAAGATTCTCCGTCGTCGTCTCCGGGAACTTCAAACCAACCG gaggaggaagaagaagaggatgtcaCCGAGAAAGAGGAGGTCGTTGTGACGTCTAGGGGAATGAAACACGGCGTCGTTGTGACAAGTAGAGCCATAAAGAACAAAACTAACAGAAAGGGGAAGGAAGGAGTCAGCTCAGGCCGTCGTGGCCAACACAATTAG